TTACGACAGCACCGGCGACCAGCCCAGTGCGAACGCCACGCGCAGCACGCCCCAGATGACCAGCCCGCTGATGATGTCGATGCCGATGCCGGCCGCGACCATTCGGCGCAGCGGAATCAGCCCCGAGCCGTACACGATCGCGTTGGGCGGCGTCGAAACCGGCAGCGCCGAGCCGAAGCTGGCGCCAAACGTCAAGCCCAACAGCGGCGGCAATGGATCGACTTCGGCCGTCTTGCACAGGCTCCAGATCACCGGAAACAACGTCGACACCGTGGCCGCGTTGCTGGTGAACTCGCTCAGGACAATCCCGCCCGCAATCGCCAGCGCCGCAATCAGCCACACGTCGCGGGTGTTCAGCCAATCGAAAGTCAGGTTCCCGACCACCTCGGCCAGGCCCGAACGGAACATCATGTTCCCCAGCGACAAGCCCGCCCCGAATAGCAGCATCGTCCCCCAATCGACCTTGGAGAAATCGCTGGTGGCCAGCGAGAACTCACGCTTTTGCAGATTGATCGGCAACAGGAACAGCAGGACCGGAATGCCGAGGGCGACGATCTCCTCGGGAAAGTGGCCGATGAACCACTTTTCGATCGAGCCCAAGGTGGCCGCGGTATCGGCCGAGCCAAAGTAGTCGAAGATCTGCTTGGCCAGCCCGAGCGCTCCCGGCGCAACCCACAAGGAAACGACCGTGATGAACACGATCAGGGTGTTGTACTCGCCGCGCCGCCAGGGGCCGATCTGGGCCCGTTGCGTCTGCAAATAGTCTCGCAGCGAAGGCATGTCGAGTTGCACCTTGCCGCCGCGCGCGCGCATCCACAGATACAACGCCACGAACATCACGATCATCAACGGAATGCCCACCTGACACCAGCGGAAGAAGTCAATCGACTTGTTCAGATAGTAGTCCTGGCGAAAGAGCCCCATCGACACGACGTTCGTCGTGGTGCCAATCGGCGTGGCCACGCCGCCCACGCTCGAGGCATAGGCCGTGACGAGCAGTAAAGCCGAGGCGTAGGGGGACCGCTTCATTTGCGCTTCGCTCTGGCCGCTGCCAGCGGCCAGCACGGCAACGATGCCCAGTGTGATCGGAAAGATCATGGCCGTGGCGGCGGTGTTGCTGATCCACATCGAGACAGCCGCCACGCTCAATCCCACGGCGAACATCACGGTGCTCGGCGAGCGACCAGCCCAGCGCGTGCAAAGAATGCCCAAGGCGAACCGGCGATCGAGCCCGTGCCGCGTCATGGCCCGGCCTAGGAACAACCCGCCCAGCAGAAAGAACACGGTCGGATCGGCGAAGGGGGCCATCGCAATGCGGGCGGCCTGGAAGTTGGTCTGCGCCGGATCGCGCGGCACTCCACCCAACACCACGGCCAGCACGACGGCCAACAGCGCCGTGGCCGGAATCGGAATCGGCTCGGTCAACCACCAGGTGACCGTCAGCATCATGATACCAGCCAGCCGGTGCGCTTCATCACTGAGGGGATAATGAGCCCCAGCGGTCCAATCGCGCGCCAGCAGCAACCAGCCGATCAGCACCACCGGCCCCAGCACCAGTCCGACACGACTGACCCAAGAATTGGCCGGTGTGTCTTCGTCGTCGATGATGTCGATCGGCGCGTTGGCCATGAATGTCTGCCCTCGATTGTTCTGGCACGCCAACCGTGCGATGTTCTGTTACTGATTACAAGCGGCGAAGCGTTCGGCTGCCAACGCCAACGCCCCGTGGACGACCATTTCTTCGCCCAATTCCGCGGCGCGTATCTCGTATTTGCCCCGCGCCGGCGGAAACACGTACTGGGCCACCGCCTCGCGCACCGGCTGCAAGAATAACGGTTCGGGGGCCAGCGCCACGCCGCCGCCGATGACGACGATTTTTGGGCCATTCAAGGTGATCACCTGCGCAATAGCCCAACCCAACACTTGAGCCGCGCGTGCCAGAACCGCTTGAGCAAAGCCATTGCCTTCCGCGGCGGCTTCGGCCACGTGCTTGGCCGTCAATTGTTTCACGTCGCCATTGGCACGAGCCCGTAAGTCGTCTCGATCTTTCGCGCTCGCCGAGTGAAGCGTCTTGGGAAGTTGTTCGGCATCGCCAGCAAGCGTGGCCCGCGCGGTGCGCGCGATACCCGGCCCGGCGGCCAGTGATTCGATAGTGGCGTGCGAATCGGTGAACTCGATCCCCGGGCGCAGGTGCCCGATCTCCGACGCTCCCCAACCGCTGCCGTTGTAGACGCGCCGATTGATGACCAGCCCGCCGCCAATGCCGGTGCCGACCGTCACATAGAACACCGGGTCGCCGTCGCGGCCAGCGCCGTAGCACGCTTCGGCCAGCGCGGCCATATCGGCGTCGTTCCCCAGCACGGCCGGCAGCCCGATGTTTTCTTCCAACCAGCGGGCCAGCGGAAAGCCGGTCCAGCCTTCGACCTGGTGACTGGTCACGACCGTGCCCGCGGCCGCGTCGATCGGCCCGCCAAAGCCGACACCAATGCCGCGCAGGGAAAACTTCGCAGCCAGCTCGCGACCGACATCGCGAATCTGGGCGCGAATGCCCTCGCCCCCTTGCGCAATGTCGACGTTGCGCCGCTCCATGGCCAGCAGCCGGCCGTCGCCGTGGCCGACGCCCAGTTGCAACTTGGTCCCACCGATTTCAATGCCCAGGTACATCGTGGCGATTATCTCTGGCGTGCGTGGGCCGGCGTGTCGTTACGCTCGGCCGATTTCGAACAGCTCGATGGTGAACTCTTTCCCGTCGTGATCGAGCGGGATGATGTCTTGTTCGATCACTTGCAGCGGCCGCGCTCGGCAAGCGTCGGGAAAGGCGCTAGCGAATCGGCGGCCGGGATCGGTGACCAGGGCCGTGCCGCCGGGGGCCAAATACTTGTCGATCGCGGCGGCGATCAACTCGGCGTAAGGCCGCTCGTACAGCACATCGGCGCCGATGATCACATCGAACGTCCCCAGATCGTCGGGCAGTTCGCGCCAGTCGACCATCCGCGTGGCCAGCCCCGACAAGCCGTTCCGCCAGGCGTTGACTTGGACGAACTCGAGCGCCTCGGGATAGTAATCGGTCGCCAGGACTTGAAAACCCGCCTGGGCCGCCGCGAGCGCGCACAACCCGACGCCGCAGCCCAGTTCGAGCATCCGCCGGCCGCGACCGTCAAGCCTGGCCAGCCGTTCGGCCAGCATCCGCGCGCTGGGCCACAACTCGGCCCAGTAGGGAATCCGGTCGTCGTGTTCAAACTCTTCCTCGTCGAGCAGATCGTCGGCGTTGCGGGGCTTGAGGAGTTGCCACGTACGCCCGCCGGCCTCGACCGACAACGACGCCACGTCGAACCGCGCGCGCAGCGACTCGACCAGCGAACTGAGATCGGCGGTGGTGAGGGACGAGGTCATGGGGCAGGGGACCGTTAGTCGTTTGCAACCGTGTATCTGCGGCGTCGATGATACACGGCGAACCGTGTGCTGCTAAAGGGGGATGAGCATTGCCCAATCTTCCGGCCTGGCGCGATTTACGCCGCCCGTGGCGTGAACTCTGGTTTGTGGTTTGGCCGCGACCGTGGTAACATACGGCCGCTGCCGCCGTGC
The window above is part of the Planctomycetota bacterium genome. Proteins encoded here:
- a CDS encoding ROK family protein; its protein translation is MYLGIEIGGTKLQLGVGHGDGRLLAMERRNVDIAQGGEGIRAQIRDVGRELAAKFSLRGIGVGFGGPIDAAAGTVVTSHQVEGWTGFPLARWLEENIGLPAVLGNDADMAALAEACYGAGRDGDPVFYVTVGTGIGGGLVINRRVYNGSGWGASEIGHLRPGIEFTDSHATIESLAAGPGIARTARATLAGDAEQLPKTLHSASAKDRDDLRARANGDVKQLTAKHVAEAAAEGNGFAQAVLARAAQVLGWAIAQVITLNGPKIVVIGGGVALAPEPLFLQPVREAVAQYVFPPARGKYEIRAAELGEEMVVHGALALAAERFAACNQ
- a CDS encoding DASS family sodium-coupled anion symporter produces the protein MANAPIDIIDDEDTPANSWVSRVGLVLGPVVLIGWLLLARDWTAGAHYPLSDEAHRLAGIMMLTVTWWLTEPIPIPATALLAVVLAVVLGGVPRDPAQTNFQAARIAMAPFADPTVFFLLGGLFLGRAMTRHGLDRRFALGILCTRWAGRSPSTVMFAVGLSVAAVSMWISNTAATAMIFPITLGIVAVLAAGSGQSEAQMKRSPYASALLLVTAYASSVGGVATPIGTTTNVVSMGLFRQDYYLNKSIDFFRWCQVGIPLMIVMFVALYLWMRARGGKVQLDMPSLRDYLQTQRAQIGPWRRGEYNTLIVFITVVSLWVAPGALGLAKQIFDYFGSADTAATLGSIEKWFIGHFPEEIVALGIPVLLFLLPINLQKREFSLATSDFSKVDWGTMLLFGAGLSLGNMMFRSGLAEVVGNLTFDWLNTRDVWLIAALAIAGGIVLSEFTSNAATVSTLFPVIWSLCKTAEVDPLPPLLGLTFGASFGSALPVSTPPNAIVYGSGLIPLRRMVAAGIGIDIISGLVIWGVLRVAFALGWSPVLS
- a CDS encoding methyltransferase domain-containing protein, which gives rise to MTSSLTTADLSSLVESLRARFDVASLSVEAGGRTWQLLKPRNADDLLDEEEFEHDDRIPYWAELWPSARMLAERLARLDGRGRRMLELGCGVGLCALAAAQAGFQVLATDYYPEALEFVQVNAWRNGLSGLATRMVDWRELPDDLGTFDVIIGADVLYERPYAELIAAAIDKYLAPGGTALVTDPGRRFASAFPDACRARPLQVIEQDIIPLDHDGKEFTIELFEIGRA